A section of the Lujinxingia sediminis genome encodes:
- a CDS encoding molybdenum cofactor biosynthesis protein, which produces MKIHVRFFAGLAARAGCRDGFIQVAPELDEDGEVCVADALSAIEQEFPSLASMLSRVAVALDDAIVSTSTPLYDDATLDLLPPVSGGTDRPADPSRWLSETPLDMSALLAECEDPAGGGLVVFSGDVRNHHEGRRGVTAITYEAHPAIAARVLRELEAEVLERFEVLRCRIQHRTGRVEVGQASVLVICRAAHRDAAFEGARYAIDTLKLKTPIWKLEHYDDGTERYLDGTPLQPEAKE; this is translated from the coding sequence ATGAAGATCCACGTGCGATTCTTTGCCGGGCTGGCCGCCCGCGCCGGCTGCCGCGATGGTTTCATTCAGGTTGCGCCGGAGCTCGATGAAGATGGGGAGGTGTGTGTCGCCGACGCCCTCTCGGCCATCGAGCAGGAGTTTCCCTCCCTGGCTTCGATGCTCTCGCGGGTGGCGGTGGCGCTGGACGACGCCATCGTCTCGACCTCGACGCCTCTCTATGACGACGCCACCCTCGATCTCCTTCCTCCGGTAAGCGGGGGCACCGACCGCCCCGCAGATCCCTCACGCTGGCTCTCCGAGACCCCGCTCGATATGAGCGCCCTTCTGGCCGAGTGCGAGGATCCGGCCGGCGGCGGCCTCGTCGTCTTCAGCGGTGATGTGCGCAACCACCACGAGGGCCGCCGGGGTGTCACCGCCATCACCTACGAGGCCCACCCGGCGATTGCCGCCCGCGTGTTGCGCGAGCTGGAAGCCGAGGTGCTTGAGCGTTTTGAGGTGTTGCGCTGCCGCATCCAGCATCGCACCGGCCGCGTCGAGGTTGGCCAGGCCTCGGTGCTTGTGATCTGCCGCGCCGCCCACCGCGACGCGGCCTTCGAGGGGGCCCGCTACGCCATCGACACCCTCAAGCTCAAGACCCCCATCTGGAAGCTGGAGCATTACGATGACGGCACCGAACGCTACCTCGACGGCACTCCTCTTCAGCCGGAAGCGAAGGAGTAA